A genomic region of Palaemon carinicauda isolate YSFRI2023 chromosome 22, ASM3689809v2, whole genome shotgun sequence contains the following coding sequences:
- the LOC137616514 gene encoding C-type lectin domain family 6 member A-like isoform X1 — protein MESLRCRLRAIFLLGLLAALAETATTDTIRGPFTRGSETPSYSDATTEYADTTSTSDSSDSTSDTSTSTGASSSIAPAACYLPFEEIGGRCLYVDPLETGSWYDMRLFCSRLGEGAHLVFLNDANILRDVIDYIKKLGLDHSHYWVGASDEDHEGLWQWYDGTIVHMGAPYWKYDCITDNSTPSAFPLRPQVDPVRNCAGLDSNYHFLMADFPCQGDGGLVPFSPICEGEMRASESF, from the exons ATGGAGTCCCTGAGATGCCGGTTACGCGCCATTTTCCTCCTAG GTTTACTTGCAGCATTGGCAGAAACGG CGACTACTGACACTATTCGGGGTCCCTTTACTAGAGGTAGTGAGACACCCAGTTATTCAGACGCCACAACTGAATATGCAGATACTACTAGCACTAGCGATAGCAGCGATAGCACTAGCGATACCAGCACTAGCACTGGCGCTAGCAGTTCAATAGCTCCAGCTG CATGTTACCTGCCTTTCGAGGAAATAGGAGGGCGCTGTCTGTATGTGGATCCCCTGGAAACAGGCAGTTGGTATGATATGCGACTCTTTTGCTCAAGATTGGGAGAGGGCGCTCATCTCGTCTTCCTGAATGATGCCAATATCTTGAGAGACGTTATCGATTACATCAAGAAATTAG GTCTAGACCACAGCCACTATTGGGTGGGAGCGAGTGATGAGGACCACGAAGGATTATGGCAATGGTATGATGGAACCATCGTTCACATGGGGGCCCCGTATTGGAAATATGACTGTATCACTGATAACTCTACCCCGTCAGCATTCCCGCTACGACCACAGGTTGATCCCGTCAGGAACTGTGCTGGTCTGGATAGTAACTATCATTTCCTCATGGCTGATTTCCCATGCCAAGGAGACGGAGGTTTGGTGCCATTTTCTCCAATCTGTGAGGGAGAAATGAGGGCTAGCGAGTCATTTTAA
- the LOC137616514 gene encoding snaclec crotocetin-like isoform X2, whose protein sequence is MESLRCRLRAIFLLATTDTIRGPFTRGSETPSYSDATTEYADTTSTSDSSDSTSDTSTSTGASSSIAPAACYLPFEEIGGRCLYVDPLETGSWYDMRLFCSRLGEGAHLVFLNDANILRDVIDYIKKLGLDHSHYWVGASDEDHEGLWQWYDGTIVHMGAPYWKYDCITDNSTPSAFPLRPQVDPVRNCAGLDSNYHFLMADFPCQGDGGLVPFSPICEGEMRASESF, encoded by the exons ATGGAGTCCCTGAGATGCCGGTTACGCGCCATTTTCCTCCTAG CGACTACTGACACTATTCGGGGTCCCTTTACTAGAGGTAGTGAGACACCCAGTTATTCAGACGCCACAACTGAATATGCAGATACTACTAGCACTAGCGATAGCAGCGATAGCACTAGCGATACCAGCACTAGCACTGGCGCTAGCAGTTCAATAGCTCCAGCTG CATGTTACCTGCCTTTCGAGGAAATAGGAGGGCGCTGTCTGTATGTGGATCCCCTGGAAACAGGCAGTTGGTATGATATGCGACTCTTTTGCTCAAGATTGGGAGAGGGCGCTCATCTCGTCTTCCTGAATGATGCCAATATCTTGAGAGACGTTATCGATTACATCAAGAAATTAG GTCTAGACCACAGCCACTATTGGGTGGGAGCGAGTGATGAGGACCACGAAGGATTATGGCAATGGTATGATGGAACCATCGTTCACATGGGGGCCCCGTATTGGAAATATGACTGTATCACTGATAACTCTACCCCGTCAGCATTCCCGCTACGACCACAGGTTGATCCCGTCAGGAACTGTGCTGGTCTGGATAGTAACTATCATTTCCTCATGGCTGATTTCCCATGCCAAGGAGACGGAGGTTTGGTGCCATTTTCTCCAATCTGTGAGGGAGAAATGAGGGCTAGCGAGTCATTTTAA
- the LOC137615929 gene encoding C-type lectin-like: MNTWSVKAALAASAALLLIRPAEALACELPYEDIGGRCLFVDPLVSDTWYNMRLFCRTLGAGGQLVKIDSANLLADIIDYINRYHFDEANYWIGATDEEIENHFQWLDGSSVPLGPPFWRYECDQYMTQRPLVDSTRNCVALDRETHYLLSDFPCMGDGMTKFSPICEAA, encoded by the exons ATGAATACGTGGTCCGTCAAAGCAG CACTAGCAGCAAGTGCAGCCTTGTTGCTTATACGACCGGCAGAGGCGCTAG CCTGCGAGCTCCCGTACGAAGACATCGGAGGAAGGTGTCTCTTCGTGGATCCTCTGGTGTCCGACACCTGGTACAACATGAGGCTGTTCTGCAGAACTCTAGGAGCAGGGGGCCAACTCGTTAAGATCGACTCTGCCAATCTCCTGGCAGATATCATCGATTATATAAACAGATATC ATTTCGACGAAGCCAACTACTGGATCGGAGCGACAGACGAGGAAATAGAGAATCACTTCCAGTGGCTGGACGGATCTTCCGTGCCCTTGGGACCGCCCTTCTGGAGATACGAGTGCGACCAGTATATGACCCAGAGGCCCCTCGTGGACTCCACTCGTAACTGCGTCGCCCTCGATAGAGAGACCCACTACCTACTGTCGGATTTCCCCTGTATGGGCGATGGCATGACAAAGTTCAGTCCCATTTGTGAGGCAGCTTGA
- the LOC137616122 gene encoding uncharacterized protein — MDKRLFTLVVYAVLLSSTQAIDCDLPFEDIGGRCLFVDSLISGSWYTMRHFCRRLGPFGGRLVKIDDADLLADIIRYIHYFGLNRCHYWIDASDEDGEGNWLQDDGTSVPMGPPFWGYDCASFVHRPRSDPSLNCGILDHDRHYLMTDTSCQGDVGELPYSPICEAADIVVE, encoded by the exons ATGGACAAGCGACTCTTTACACTtg TTGTCTACGCAGTTTTGCTTTCTTCAACGCAGGCAATCG ATTGCGACCTCCCGTTCGAGGACATCGGAGGTAGGTGTCTCTTCGTCGATAGCCTTATCAGTGGCAGCTGGTACACCATGAGGCACTTCTGCCGACGTCTAGGCCCCTTCGGAGGGAGATTGGTCAAGATCGATGATGCTGATCTTCTAGCAGATATCATCCGTTACATACACTACTTTG GTCTTAACCGCTGCCACTACTGGATCGACGCCTCGGACGAAGACGGAGAAGGCAATTGGTTGCAGGACGATGGAACATCCGTCCCAATGGGCCCGCCATTCTGGGGATACGACTGTGCAAGCTTCGTGCATCGCCCTAGAAGTGATCCGTCTCTGAACTGCGGGATCTTAGACCACGACAGGCACTACCTCATGACGGATACCTCCTGCCAGGGGGACGTAGGGGAACTGCCCTACAGTCCTATATGCGAGGCAGCGGATATTGTGGTggaatga